The following are encoded together in the Oncorhynchus masou masou isolate Uvic2021 chromosome 5, UVic_Omas_1.1, whole genome shotgun sequence genome:
- the LOC135538311 gene encoding keratin, type I cytoskeletal 19-like gives MSIVASRSGSRKYSSRSGVGSSGLSLSGGMQFSSGLGGGRSRMSVSSVGSSRAPSVYGGAGGYGTRISQSTFSMDGPGQITIGANEKHTMQNLNDRLATYLEKVRSLEAANSKLELQIKEFYEMRSPTHKKDVSGFYGTITDICNKIQARSVENSQMILQVDNARHAADVLKMKLESEANMRMKIEGDVARLRGVLDSFTLTRAELEIQIEGLTEELVYLRKNHEEEMHLMQTLHCGAVNVEMDCASSVDMSKVLEEMRTQYEGMIMKNQRDAAKWFESKVEVLQNQITTSTTEVKTSQTQVTDLKRTFQSLEIELHGLLTQKGYLEQSVVDINGRHGSQLSQLQVCINSMEEELQQLNVSIQQQASKYQILLDIKMRLEMEIVEYRRLLDGEGLSRHVETRQEVRKVIVVEKVQEVQQIQEVVEEYNPHMQKRVRVIVEEMVDGKVVSTSVDEKVQDMNY, from the exons ATGTCCATTGTAGCCAGTCGCAGTGGTAGCCGTAAATACAGCTCACGAAGCGGTGTCGGTTCGAGTGGCCTCAGTTTGTCCGGTGGGATGCAGTTTTCCAGCGGTTTGGGAGGCGGTAGGTCCCGTATGAGCGTGTCCTCTGTTGGGAGCAGTCGCGCGCCGAGTGTATATGGAGGTGCCGGGGGATACGGCACCCGTATCTCTCAATCCACTTTCTCTATGGACGGGCCAGGCCAGATCACTATCGGTGCCAACGAGAAGCATACCATGCAGAATCTGAACGATCGTTTGGCCACCTACCTGGAAAAG GTGCGCTCTCTAGAGGCAGCCAATAGCAAGTTGGAGTTGCAGATCAAAGAGTTCTACGAGATGAGATCACCGACTCACAAGAAGGACGTCAGTGGGTTCTATGGCACCATCACAGACATCTGCAACAAG ATCCAAGCCAGGTCTGTGGAGAActctcagatgatcctgcaggtggATAATGCCAGACATGCAGCTGATGTCTTGAAGATGAA GTTAGAGTCGGAGGCTAACATGCGTATGAAGATAGAAGGGGATGTGGCTCGTCTGAGAGGAGTCCTAGACAGCTTTACACTCACCAGAGCAGAACTGGAGATACAGATTGAGGGGCTGACGGAGGAGCTGGTCTACCTCAGGAAGAACCACGAGGAG GAGATGCATTTGATGCAGACGCTGCATTGTGGTGCTGTGAATGTGGAGATGGACTGTGCTTCCTCAGTGGACATGAGCAAGGTGCTGGAGGAGATGAGGACCCAGTATGAGGGCATGATAATGAAGAACCAGAGAGATGCTGCCAAGTGGTTTGAGAGCAAG gtggagGTGCTTCAGAACCAGATCACCACCAGCACCACAGAGGTGAAGACCTCTCAGACTCAGGTGACCGACCTGAAGAGGACCTTCCAGAGCCTGGAGATTGAACTGCATGGCCTGCTCACTCAG AAGGGGTACCTGGAGCAGAGCGTCGTTGATATAAACGGCCGCCACGGCTCCCAGCTGAGCCAGCTGCAGGTTTGTATCAACAGCATGGAGGAGGAGCTGCAGCAGCTCAACGTCAGCATCCAGCAGCAGGCCTCTAAGTACCAGATCCTCCTGGACATCAAGATGAGGCTGGAGATGGAGATCGTTGAGTACAGGAGGCTGCTGGATGGAGAGGGACTCAG TAGGCATGTGGAGACCAGACAGGAGGTCAGGAAGGTGATTGTGGTCGAGAAGGTCCAGGAAGTACAACAAATCCAGGAAGTGGTGGAAG AgtataatccacacatgcagaAGCGGGTGAGGGTGATCGTGGAGGAGATGGTGGATGGGAAGGTGGTGTCCACCTCAGTAGATGAGAAGGTCCAGGATATGAATTACTGA
- the LOC135528614 gene encoding uncharacterized protein LOC135528614, with product MNPGREGTNVTGAILHRYFNVDCEKHSIKVTWKVSPELVEHAARLFLGHCVPSTFSVLPTGEGMATFHYNLNGCAIKKRVTGKKHIYSTSLTYRPNRKPKPAAISHHIKCVYISPEGWIPPFLIPAYGSAEGHGGLVFHMALLNEDLTGLAKSSLFPLGSFIPIWAAVDQKDHQPLLLLLEECVAATTPELQSASLVYPIITNKGCLADGKTGNSRFLPRYHSSAILLYLQSFKFALGEEVYIHCKLVAWDPEVFDIEKKACHYIKETGEWELLDDPSQSDLCKCCDSSCKPRLKRGVDSA from the exons ATGAATCCGGGTCGAGAAGGCACCAATGTAACCGGTGCTATACTGCACCGCT ATTTTAATGTGGATTGTGAGAAACACTCCATTAAAGTGACATGGAAGGTCAGTCCAGAGTTGGTTGAACATGCTGCCCGTCttttccttggacactgtgttccgTCCACATTTTCTGTTCTTCCCACGGGAGAAGGGATGGCGACATTCCACTACAACCTCAATGGCTGTGCCATCAAGAAACGG GTGACTGGCAAAAAACACATCTATTCAACCAGCCTGACTTACAGACCTAACCGAAAGCCCAAACCTGCTGCTATTAGTCACCATATAAAGTGTGTTTACATAAG CCCTGAGGGATGGATTCCCCCATTCCTTATCCCTGCCTATGGTAGTGCTGAGGGTCATGGAGGATTGGTTTTCCACATGGCACTCCTCAATG AAGACCTTACTGGTCTGGCTAAGAGCAGCCTGTTTCCCCTGGGCTCTTTCATCCCCATCTGGGCAGCAGTGGATCAGAAGGACCATCAGCCCTTGCTGCTGCTCTTGGAGGAGTGTGTGGCGGCCACAACACCAGAACTGCAGTCTGCGAGCCTGGTGTACCCCATCATCACCAACAAGGG TTGCCTTGCAGATGGGAAGACTGGGAACTCCAGGTTCCTGCCTAGGTACCACTCGTCTGCTATTCTGCTTTACCTGCAGTCCTTCAAGTTTGCCTTAGGCGAGGAA GTGTATATTCATTGTAAGCTTGTTGCATGGGACCCTGAGGTTTTTGATATAGAAAAGAAGGCCTGCCACTACATTAAAGAGACTGGAGA ATGGGAGCTGCTGGACGACCCGTCTCAAAGTGACCTCTGCAAGTGCTGTGACTCGAGTTGCAAGCCTCGGTTGAAGAGGGGTGTGGATTCAG CTTGA
- the LOC135528630 gene encoding uncharacterized protein LOC135528630, whose translation MNPGREGTNVTGAILHRYFNVDCEKHSIKVTWKVSPELVEHAARLFLGHCVPSTFSVLPTGEGMATFHYNLNGCAIKKRVTGKKHIYSTSLTYRPNRKPKPAAISHHIKCVYISPEGWIPPFLIPAYGSAEGHGGLVFHMALLNEDLTGLAKSSLFPLGSFIPIWAAVDQKDHQPLLLLLEECVAATTPELQSASLVYPIITNKGCLADGKTGNSRFLPRYHSSAILLYLQSFKFALGEEVSGPQVLCMTGLFSYCSS comes from the exons ATTTTAATGTGGATTGTGAGAAACACTCCATTAAAGTGACATGGAAGGTCAGTCCAGAGTTGGTTGAACATGCTGCCCGTCttttccttggacactgtgttccgTCCACATTTTCTGTTCTTCCCACGGGAGAAGGGATGGCGACATTCCACTACAACCTCAATGGCTGTGCCATCAAGAAACGG GTGACTGGCAAAAAACACATCTATTCAACCAGCCTGACTTACAGACCTAACCGAAAGCCCAAACCTGCTGCTATTAGTCACCATATAAAGTGTGTTTACATAAG CCCTGAGGGATGGATTCCCCCATTCCTTATCCCTGCCTATGGTAGTGCTGAGGGTCATGGAGGATTGGTTTTCCACATGGCACTCCTCAATG AAGACCTTACTGGTCTGGCTAAGAGCAGCCTGTTTCCCCTGGGCTCTTTCATCCCCATCTGGGCAGCAGTGGATCAGAAGGACCATCAGCCCTTGCTGCTGCTCTTGGAGGAGTGTGTGGCGGCCACAACACCAGAACTGCAGTCTGCGAGCCTGGTGTACCCCATCATCACCAACAAGGG TTGCCTTGCAGATGGGAAGACTGGGAACTCCAGGTTCCTGCCTAGGTACCACTCGTCTGCTATTCTGCTTTACCTGCAGTCCTTCAAGTTTGCCTTAGGCGAGGAAGTGAGTGGACCACAAGTTCTCTGTATGACTGGGTTGTTTTCATACTGTAGCTCTTGA